The proteins below are encoded in one region of Lactuca sativa cultivar Salinas chromosome 3, Lsat_Salinas_v11, whole genome shotgun sequence:
- the LOC128133031 gene encoding uncharacterized protein LOC128133031 — MEWPLAPRALRVYSPYWLTIARCPPLTFRLVDMSAKKAKRNPFKSKRTNEVILEEITEEEFHEGYTVASTLNFKLLGLSASISDNGNDHFGDVTDLSPLADMDGSLGVSAYDADKNCMRLFVSSKSTPYESVPTKVGYQWLF; from the exons ATGGAATGGCCTTTGGCACCCAGGGCTCTAAGAGTATATTCTCCATATTGGTTGACGATTGCTAGATGTCCGCCACTTACATTTAGGCTTGTAGATATGTCTGCAAAAAAAGCAAAACGAAACCCTTTCAAGTCAAAAAGGACTAATGAAGTAATCTTAGAGGAGATCACTGAGGAGGAATTTCACGAAGGCTATACCGTTGCTTCAACTCTCAACTTCAAACTGTTGGGTCTGTCTGCTTCCATTAGCGACAATGGGAATGAtcattttggggatgttacagatCTCTCTCCACTTGCTGACATG GATGGTTCGTTGGGTGtctctgcttatgatgctgacaAGAACTGCATGCGCCTCTTCGTATCATCAAAATCAACCCCTTATGAATCTGTTCCAACAAAGGTTGGTTACCAGTGGCTTTTTTGA